The Streptomyces phaeolivaceus genome has a window encoding:
- a CDS encoding RelA/SpoT family protein has protein sequence MADEAQHLTAAKPESASGPAATPARNAGQADPETSTTSAQGSVEHAQSAPAEKAAEPSRPKPPPAESPAPAPAPAPPARPAATGQPARSGSSNRVRARLARLGVQRSNPYNPVLEPLLRIVRGNDPKIETATLRQIEKAYQVAERWHRGQKRKSGDPYITHPLAVTTILAELGMDPATLMAGLLHDTVEDTEYGLDQLRRDFGDSVALLVDGVTKLDKVKFGEAAQAETVRKMVVAMAKDPRVLVIKLADRLHNMRTMRYLKREKQEKKARETLEIYAPLAHRLGMNTIKWELEDLAFAILYPKMYDEIVRLVAERAPKRDEYLAIVTDEVQQDLRAARIKATVTGRPKHYYSVYQKMIVRGRDFAEIYDLVGIRVLVDTVRDCYAALGTVHARWNPVPGRFKDYIAMPKFNMYQSLHTTVIGPNGKPVELQIRTFDMHRRAEYGIAAHWKYKQEAVAGASKVRTDAPRSTGKDDHLNDMAWLRQLLDWQKETEDPGEFLESLRFDLSRNEVFVFTPKGDVIALPASATPVDFAYAVHTEVGHRTIGARVNGRLVPLESTLDNGDLVEVFTSKAAGAGPSRDWLGFVKSPRARNKIRAWFSKERRDEAIEQGKDAIVRAMRKQNLPIQRILTGDSLVTLAHEMRYPDISALYAAIGEGHVSAQSVVQKLVQALGGEEAATEEIDESVPPTRGRSRKRRGSNDPGVVVKGVDDVWVKLARCCTPVPGDPIIGFVTRGSGVSVHRSDCVNVESLSREPERILEVEWAPTQSSVFLVAIQVEALDRSRLLSDVTRVLSDQHVNILSAAVQTSRDRVATSRFTFEMGDPKHLGHVLKAVRGVEGVYDVYRVTSARRP, from the coding sequence TTGGCAGACGAGGCCCAGCACCTGACCGCCGCCAAGCCCGAGTCCGCCTCGGGCCCCGCGGCCACGCCCGCGCGGAACGCCGGCCAGGCGGACCCCGAGACGTCCACGACGTCCGCGCAGGGCTCGGTCGAGCACGCCCAGTCCGCTCCCGCCGAGAAGGCCGCCGAGCCCTCGCGCCCCAAGCCGCCCCCGGCCGAGAGCCCCGCGCCCGCGCCCGCTCCGGCGCCCCCCGCCCGCCCGGCCGCCACGGGCCAGCCGGCGCGCTCCGGCTCCTCCAACCGCGTACGCGCCCGGCTCGCCCGCCTCGGCGTGCAGCGCTCCAACCCGTACAACCCGGTCCTGGAGCCGCTGCTGCGGATCGTGCGCGGCAACGACCCGAAGATCGAGACGGCCACGCTCCGCCAGATCGAGAAGGCCTACCAGGTCGCCGAGCGCTGGCACCGCGGCCAGAAGCGCAAGAGCGGCGACCCGTACATCACGCACCCCCTCGCCGTCACCACCATCCTGGCCGAGCTGGGCATGGATCCGGCCACCCTGATGGCCGGGCTGCTGCACGACACGGTCGAGGACACCGAGTACGGCCTCGACCAGCTCCGCCGCGACTTCGGCGACTCCGTGGCCCTCCTCGTCGACGGTGTCACCAAGCTCGACAAGGTCAAGTTCGGCGAGGCCGCGCAGGCCGAGACCGTGCGCAAGATGGTCGTCGCCATGGCCAAGGACCCCCGTGTCCTGGTCATCAAGCTCGCCGACCGTCTGCACAACATGCGCACCATGCGCTACCTCAAGCGCGAGAAGCAGGAGAAGAAGGCGCGCGAGACCCTGGAGATCTACGCGCCCCTCGCCCATCGCCTGGGCATGAACACCATCAAGTGGGAGCTGGAGGACCTCGCCTTCGCGATCCTCTACCCCAAGATGTACGACGAGATCGTCCGGCTGGTGGCCGAGCGGGCACCGAAGCGTGACGAGTATCTGGCCATAGTGACCGACGAGGTCCAGCAGGACCTGCGGGCCGCCCGTATCAAGGCCACCGTCACCGGCCGCCCGAAGCACTACTACAGCGTCTACCAGAAGATGATCGTCCGCGGCCGGGACTTCGCGGAGATCTACGACCTGGTCGGCATCCGTGTCCTGGTGGACACCGTCCGCGACTGCTACGCGGCCCTGGGCACCGTCCACGCCCGCTGGAACCCGGTTCCGGGGCGGTTCAAGGACTACATCGCGATGCCCAAGTTCAACATGTACCAGTCGCTGCACACGACGGTCATCGGACCCAACGGCAAGCCCGTCGAACTCCAGATCCGTACGTTCGACATGCACCGCCGCGCCGAGTACGGCATCGCCGCGCACTGGAAGTACAAGCAGGAGGCCGTCGCCGGCGCCTCCAAGGTCCGCACCGACGCTCCCCGGAGCACCGGCAAGGACGACCATCTCAACGACATGGCGTGGCTGCGCCAGCTGCTGGACTGGCAGAAGGAGACCGAGGACCCCGGCGAGTTCCTGGAGTCCCTGCGCTTCGACCTGTCCCGCAACGAGGTCTTCGTCTTCACCCCGAAGGGCGACGTCATAGCGCTGCCGGCCAGCGCGACCCCCGTCGACTTCGCGTACGCGGTCCACACCGAGGTCGGCCACCGCACCATAGGCGCCCGGGTCAACGGCCGTCTCGTCCCGCTCGAATCCACCCTCGACAACGGCGACCTGGTGGAGGTCTTCACCTCCAAGGCGGCCGGCGCGGGCCCCTCCCGCGACTGGCTCGGCTTCGTCAAGTCACCGCGCGCCCGCAACAAGATCCGCGCCTGGTTCTCCAAGGAGCGCCGCGACGAGGCCATCGAACAGGGCAAGGACGCCATCGTCCGCGCGATGCGCAAGCAGAACCTGCCGATCCAGCGCATCCTCACCGGCGACTCCCTCGTCACCCTGGCGCACGAGATGCGCTACCCGGACATCTCCGCCCTCTACGCGGCCATAGGCGAAGGCCATGTCTCCGCGCAGAGCGTGGTGCAGAAACTCGTCCAGGCCCTCGGCGGCGAGGAGGCCGCCACCGAGGAGATCGACGAGTCCGTACCGCCCACCCGGGGCCGCAGCCGCAAGCGCCGCGGCAGCAACGACCCCGGGGTGGTCGTCAAGGGCGTCGACGACGTCTGGGTCAAGCTCGCCCGCTGCTGTACACCCGTCCCCGGCGACCCGATCATCGGGTTCGTCACCCGCGGCAGTGGCGTATCGGTTCACCGCAGCGACTGCGTCAACGTCGAGTCGCTGTCCCGCGAACCGGAGCGGATCCTGGAGGTCGAGTGGGCGCCCACCCAGTCCTCGGTCTTCCTCGTCGCCATACAGGTCGAGGCCCTGGACCGCAGCCGCCTGCTGTCGGACGTCACCCGCGTCCTGTCCGACCAGCACGTCAACATCCTGTCGGCGGCCGTCCAGACCTCCCGCGACCGCGTCGCCACCTCCCGCTTCACCTTCGAGATGGGCGACCCCAAGCACCTGGGCCACGTCCTGAAGGCCGTACGCGGCGTGGAGGGCGTCTACGACGTGTACCGGGTGACATCGGCGCGCAGGCCGTAG
- a CDS encoding adenine phosphoribosyltransferase, translating into MTDVKELLLSRIRDVADYPEPGVLFKDITPLLADPAAFTALTDALAELTVRHGATKIVGLEARGFILGAPAAVRAGVGFIPVRKAGKLPGATLSQTYDLEYGSAEIEVHAEDLAAGDRVMVIDDVLATGGTAEASLQLIRRAGAEVAGVAVLMELSFLPGRRRLESALAGAPLEALITV; encoded by the coding sequence ATGACGGACGTCAAGGAGCTGCTGCTCAGCCGTATCCGCGATGTCGCGGACTACCCCGAGCCGGGCGTGCTGTTCAAGGACATCACCCCGCTGCTGGCCGACCCGGCGGCGTTCACCGCGCTGACGGACGCGCTGGCGGAGCTGACCGTGCGGCACGGCGCCACGAAGATCGTCGGCCTGGAGGCCCGGGGCTTCATCCTGGGCGCCCCGGCCGCCGTCCGCGCGGGCGTCGGCTTCATCCCCGTACGCAAGGCGGGCAAGCTCCCCGGAGCCACGCTCAGCCAGACCTACGACCTGGAGTACGGCTCCGCCGAGATCGAGGTGCACGCCGAGGACCTGGCCGCGGGCGACCGTGTCATGGTCATCGACGACGTCCTCGCCACCGGCGGCACCGCCGAGGCCTCCCTCCAGCTGATCCGCCGCGCGGGCGCCGAGGTCGCCGGTGTCGCGGTCCTGATGGAACTGTCCTTCCTGCCGGGCCGCCGGCGCCTGGAATCCGCACTGGCCGGGGCCCCGCTGGAGGCCCTGATCACGGTCTGA